In a genomic window of Dyadobacter fermentans DSM 18053:
- a CDS encoding M1 family metallopeptidase, whose product MKRTLLPLLMLLVSLGTKAQQLPTSPNYQANDRFEQLGTVLPTPNTYRTASGAPGKEYWQQRADYDIKAELDDENRRITGTETITFFNNSPDDLKYIWMQLDQNLFKNDGIAARSRTGTVNEKGMTTTQLQDMNSARGATLDPKIEYGYKITAVKDKAGKALPYTINGTMMRIDLPIVMKTGTAFVFSVDWNYNITEYYGRSGYEFFPKDGNANYFIAHWFPRLAPYDDVNGWNHKQFLGQGEFALIFGNYKVAITVPADHVVAASGECQNYAQVLTATQKQRLKQAETSKTPVMIVTQAEAEKAEKRENKNPGKKTWIYKADNVRDFAFASSRKFIWDAMQSDVYKSGRKIWCMSVYPKEGNPLWEQYSTRAVAHTLKSYGARTFEYPYPVAISCHSVAGGGMEYPMISFNGGRPEEDGTYTEAVKYGMIGVIIHEVGHNFFPMIVNSDERQWAWMDEGLNTFCQYLAEKEWDYNFPTRRGEPNQITEYMSSDKSVLSPIMASAENVIGLGPNAYGKPATALNILRETIMGRELFDHAFKEYATRWRFKSPTPADFFRTMEDASGVDLDWFWKGWFYGTEPVDQDLVTVDWFSIDTQNPAIEKEIARQEDARKKQTMSKIQDAKTKGETVVAQDSTMADFYNRYDPFKVTDADKQKYEQYLATLSDNERRLIQENTNFYTLSIKNKGGVPMPVIVKMGFEDGTDSVAVYPAEIWRFNDKQINKVISTKKKVVQWTLDPYQQIADIDTENNSFPRIAQPTRFQIFKQQQLRKAPNPMQQQGVGAGKISTDPKN is encoded by the coding sequence ATGAAAAGAACGCTGCTCCCGTTACTGATGCTGCTCGTGTCGCTTGGCACGAAAGCACAGCAGCTGCCAACCTCACCCAATTACCAGGCCAACGACCGCTTTGAACAGCTGGGCACCGTGCTGCCCACACCCAATACCTACCGCACCGCTTCGGGCGCTCCGGGAAAAGAGTACTGGCAGCAACGTGCCGATTACGATATTAAAGCCGAACTCGACGACGAAAACCGGCGCATTACCGGAACGGAAACGATCACGTTCTTCAACAACTCCCCGGATGATCTGAAATACATCTGGATGCAGCTCGACCAGAACCTTTTCAAAAATGACGGCATAGCAGCCCGCTCGCGCACCGGCACGGTGAATGAAAAAGGCATGACCACCACGCAATTGCAGGACATGAACAGCGCCCGCGGCGCAACGCTGGACCCTAAAATTGAATATGGCTACAAAATCACGGCCGTAAAGGACAAGGCCGGAAAGGCACTCCCCTACACGATCAACGGCACGATGATGCGCATTGACCTGCCCATTGTGATGAAGACCGGGACCGCATTCGTTTTCAGCGTGGATTGGAACTACAATATCACCGAATACTACGGCCGCAGCGGCTATGAGTTTTTTCCCAAAGACGGCAATGCCAATTACTTCATTGCCCACTGGTTCCCGCGCCTGGCGCCTTATGACGACGTGAATGGCTGGAACCACAAGCAGTTTCTCGGCCAGGGAGAGTTTGCATTGATTTTTGGAAACTATAAGGTAGCTATCACCGTCCCCGCCGACCACGTGGTAGCCGCCAGCGGCGAATGCCAGAACTACGCGCAAGTGCTCACGGCAACCCAGAAACAGCGCCTCAAACAAGCCGAAACTTCCAAAACGCCCGTGATGATCGTCACCCAGGCCGAAGCCGAAAAGGCTGAGAAGCGCGAAAACAAAAACCCGGGCAAGAAAACGTGGATTTATAAGGCCGACAACGTGCGTGACTTTGCATTTGCGAGCAGCCGGAAGTTCATCTGGGACGCCATGCAAAGCGATGTATACAAAAGCGGCCGTAAGATCTGGTGTATGTCTGTTTATCCCAAAGAAGGCAACCCGCTTTGGGAGCAATATTCGACCCGCGCGGTGGCCCACACGCTGAAATCTTACGGTGCACGCACATTCGAATACCCTTATCCAGTTGCGATCTCCTGCCATTCGGTTGCAGGCGGCGGGATGGAATACCCGATGATCAGCTTTAATGGCGGCCGGCCGGAGGAAGATGGCACTTACACGGAGGCTGTGAAATACGGCATGATCGGCGTGATCATTCACGAGGTCGGCCATAACTTTTTCCCGATGATCGTTAATTCCGACGAGCGTCAGTGGGCATGGATGGATGAGGGTTTAAACACATTTTGCCAATACCTGGCCGAAAAGGAATGGGACTACAACTTCCCTACCCGCCGCGGCGAGCCCAACCAGATCACAGAATATATGTCGTCGGATAAATCGGTGCTGAGCCCCATTATGGCGTCCGCTGAAAATGTAATCGGCCTCGGCCCGAATGCCTACGGCAAGCCGGCAACGGCCCTGAACATTCTCCGCGAAACCATCATGGGCCGCGAGCTCTTCGACCACGCGTTTAAAGAATATGCAACCCGCTGGCGTTTCAAAAGCCCCACTCCTGCCGACTTCTTCCGCACCATGGAGGACGCGTCGGGCGTGGACCTCGACTGGTTCTGGAAAGGCTGGTTTTACGGTACCGAGCCGGTGGACCAGGACCTGGTAACGGTGGATTGGTTCAGCATCGACACGCAAAACCCGGCTATTGAAAAAGAAATAGCACGCCAGGAAGACGCACGCAAGAAACAGACGATGAGCAAAATCCAGGATGCCAAAACCAAGGGTGAAACCGTGGTGGCGCAGGATTCGACGATGGCCGATTTCTATAATCGCTATGATCCGTTCAAGGTAACCGACGCCGACAAGCAGAAGTACGAGCAATACCTGGCGACACTGTCGGACAACGAACGTCGGCTGATCCAGGAGAATACCAACTTTTACACATTGTCTATCAAAAACAAAGGCGGCGTACCGATGCCTGTGATCGTGAAAATGGGCTTCGAGGATGGCACCGATTCTGTGGCGGTGTACCCGGCCGAAATCTGGCGTTTCAACGACAAGCAGATTAATAAGGTGATTTCGACCAAGAAAAAAGTCGTTCAATGGACGCTCGATCCTTACCAGCAAATTGCCGACATCGACACGGAAAACAACTCGTTCCCGCGCATTGCGCAGCCTACGAGGTTCCAGATATTCAAGCAGCAACAACTGAGAAAAGCGCCTAACCCGATGCAGCAGCAAGGCGTAGGCGCCGGCAAGATCAGTACCGATCCCAAGAATTAG
- a CDS encoding HupE/UreJ family protein, which yields MSEFLAYLQLGFSHITDSNGYDHILFIMAICAVYTLVDWKKVVILVTAFTAGHSITLALSTLGYVNVNADWIELLIPVTILITAFLNFFHSMPKNSYAPKEKHPAFRYPLALGFGLIHGLGFSNYLRALLGQEADIFNPLLGFNVGLELGQLIIVFIILVIAFAMIELLRVQKLSWIQVLSGIIFGMALSLILNNELFRTLTGMPVNS from the coding sequence ATGTCCGAATTTCTGGCTTACCTCCAATTAGGATTCAGCCACATTACTGATTCCAACGGCTATGATCACATTCTGTTCATTATGGCCATCTGCGCGGTCTACACCCTGGTGGACTGGAAAAAAGTGGTCATCCTGGTAACCGCCTTCACAGCGGGGCATTCGATCACGCTGGCGTTGTCCACGCTGGGTTATGTGAATGTAAATGCCGACTGGATCGAGCTGCTTATTCCGGTTACAATACTTATCACGGCTTTCCTGAACTTTTTCCATAGCATGCCCAAGAATTCCTATGCACCGAAAGAAAAGCATCCGGCATTCCGGTATCCGCTTGCGCTGGGTTTCGGGCTGATCCATGGATTGGGCTTTTCCAATTACCTGAGGGCACTTTTAGGTCAGGAAGCCGACATTTTCAATCCGTTGCTAGGCTTTAATGTCGGGCTAGAATTGGGACAACTCATCATCGTGTTTATTATATTAGTCATTGCGTTCGCGATGATCGAGCTGCTGAGGGTTCAGAAACTGAGCTGGATACAGGTATTGTCAGGCATTATTTTTGGCATGGCGCTATCCCTGATCCTTAACAACGAACTGTTCCGCACACTTACAGGCATGCCTGTGAATTCATGA
- a CDS encoding M14 family zinc carboxypeptidase codes for MIKRNFLPLFFLLITLITVDSQAQNKDLADRLFKIHPTYREQALTQRRFKQKDILPLIARRQGNAMYQIEKVGESFEGRTIQMIKIGNGKKKVLLWTQMHGDEPTATMASFDIFNFLEGKNDGFDDLRKKLLDNTTLYFVPMLNPDGAERYQRRTMQGIDMNRDAAARQTPEAQILKGLVDRLKPDYGFNLHDQSPRYSAGRSPKVATISFLATSYDYELSVNDVRQRSMQLIVGMNKVLQKYIPGQVARYADDHEPRGFGDNVQKWGTTLVLIESGGYVGDPEKQYIRQLNFMAILSALDKISDNSLTKEKREEYYDIPENGRWVYDLVVRNATVRQAGKSFTSDLGINRNEVSYSNATKFFYYSKIEDFGDLHPQYGSQELDATGYTIEKGKVYPTAYKNVSEISKLNALNLLREGYTYVRLAPDANTRALGLYFTTTPLHILRSGQAAPSGTPGLGNTATFILKKAGKVKYAVINGFVHDLDNFNAEKGQGIVE; via the coding sequence ATGATAAAACGAAATTTTCTGCCACTATTTTTCCTGCTCATTACCTTGATTACCGTTGATTCCCAGGCACAAAACAAAGACCTTGCCGATCGCCTCTTCAAGATACATCCCACTTACCGCGAACAGGCCCTTACCCAGCGCCGTTTTAAGCAAAAAGACATTCTCCCGCTGATTGCCAGGCGGCAAGGCAACGCCATGTACCAGATCGAAAAAGTGGGCGAATCCTTCGAAGGACGCACCATTCAGATGATCAAAATCGGGAACGGCAAGAAGAAAGTGCTCCTGTGGACGCAAATGCACGGCGACGAGCCTACCGCCACGATGGCGAGCTTTGACATTTTCAACTTTCTGGAAGGTAAAAACGACGGTTTCGACGACCTCCGTAAAAAGCTGCTGGACAATACCACCTTGTATTTCGTGCCGATGCTCAACCCCGACGGCGCCGAGCGTTACCAGCGCCGCACGATGCAGGGCATCGACATGAACCGAGATGCCGCCGCCCGCCAGACGCCCGAAGCACAGATATTGAAAGGCCTCGTAGACCGCCTGAAACCGGATTACGGCTTCAACCTTCACGACCAGAGCCCCCGCTACTCGGCCGGCCGCAGCCCGAAAGTGGCCACGATTTCGTTCCTCGCGACTTCCTACGACTACGAGCTATCTGTGAACGACGTGCGCCAGCGCTCCATGCAGCTCATCGTGGGCATGAATAAGGTCCTGCAAAAGTACATCCCGGGCCAGGTGGCGCGCTACGCCGACGACCACGAACCGCGCGGATTCGGGGATAATGTGCAGAAATGGGGCACTACCCTGGTCCTGATCGAATCGGGCGGCTATGTGGGCGACCCGGAAAAGCAATATATCCGCCAGCTCAACTTTATGGCCATTTTATCCGCACTGGACAAGATTTCGGACAATTCGCTAACGAAGGAAAAACGCGAAGAATATTACGACATTCCCGAAAACGGGCGGTGGGTATATGACCTCGTCGTACGAAATGCGACGGTAAGGCAAGCCGGCAAATCATTTACATCGGACCTTGGAATAAATCGCAACGAAGTTAGCTACTCGAATGCGACGAAGTTTTTCTATTACAGTAAAATCGAGGATTTCGGCGACCTGCATCCGCAATACGGCAGCCAGGAGCTCGATGCCACAGGTTATACCATTGAAAAAGGCAAGGTTTATCCAACGGCATACAAAAATGTGAGCGAGATCAGCAAACTGAACGCCCTCAACCTGCTCAGGGAAGGCTACACCTACGTGCGCCTCGCCCCCGACGCGAACACGCGTGCGCTGGGCCTGTATTTCACAACGACACCCCTGCACATTCTGCGGAGCGGTCAAGCGGCGCCTTCGGGCACGCCCGGCCTCGGCAACACCGCGACATTCATTCTCAAAAAGGCCGGAAAAGTGAAATATGCCGTGATCAACGGCTTTGTTCATGATCTGGACAACTTTAATGCGGAAAAAGGACAGGGAATTGTGGAATAG
- the hisH gene encoding imidazole glycerol phosphate synthase subunit HisH → MKTVIIKYNAGNVQSVMYALDRIGASYLYTDDEAEIRSADKVIFPGVGEASTTMSYLRNVGLDKVIPSLKQPVFGTCVGMQLMCRFSEENNTDCMGIFDVDVKRFPADAGLKVPHMGWNNISGYQSPLTAGLPDNAYVYFVHSYAAPICEYTVASCDYALPFSAMLHKDNFYAAQFHCEISGNAGQQILENFLKL, encoded by the coding sequence ATGAAAACCGTCATTATCAAATACAATGCAGGCAATGTGCAGTCGGTCATGTACGCGCTCGACCGCATCGGCGCGAGCTACCTTTACACCGACGATGAAGCCGAAATCCGCTCCGCCGACAAGGTGATTTTTCCGGGCGTGGGCGAGGCCAGCACCACCATGAGCTACCTCCGCAATGTAGGCCTCGACAAGGTGATCCCTTCATTGAAACAGCCCGTGTTCGGGACGTGCGTGGGCATGCAGCTCATGTGCCGCTTTTCGGAAGAAAACAATACCGACTGTATGGGCATTTTCGATGTGGACGTGAAGCGTTTTCCGGCGGATGCAGGCCTGAAAGTGCCGCATATGGGTTGGAACAATATTTCCGGCTACCAGTCGCCGCTCACTGCGGGTTTGCCGGACAATGCGTACGTGTATTTCGTACACAGCTACGCGGCGCCGATTTGCGAATACACCGTAGCGAGCTGCGATTATGCGTTGCCGTTCAGTGCGATGCTGCATAAGGACAACTTTTACGCCGCCCAGTTCCACTGCGAGATCAGCGGGAATGCCGGCCAGCAAATCCTCGAAAACTTTCTCAAACTCTGA
- the hisA gene encoding 1-(5-phosphoribosyl)-5-[(5-phosphoribosylamino)methylideneamino]imidazole-4-carboxamide isomerase: MIQIIPAIDLIEGKCVRLTQGDYGQKKIYNENPLEVALQFEDAGLKRLHLVDLDGAKAKKVVNWKVLEKIASKTSLHVDFGGGVQSDDDLKITFGSGAKQVTGGSIAVKQPDLFEHWLKTYGGDKIILGADAKNEKIAVSGWEEGTSIWVYDFVEEYVEKGVKYTISTDVAKDGLLQGPSFDLYKNLQDKCPDLNIIASGGIAGIEDVEKLAEMNIYGVIIGKAIYENRISLADLQRFSV; this comes from the coding sequence ATGATCCAAATTATCCCGGCTATCGACCTCATTGAAGGCAAATGCGTGCGCCTCACCCAGGGCGATTATGGTCAGAAGAAGATTTACAACGAAAACCCGCTGGAAGTAGCGCTGCAATTCGAAGACGCCGGGCTGAAAAGGCTGCATTTGGTGGACCTCGACGGTGCAAAGGCCAAAAAAGTCGTTAACTGGAAGGTGTTGGAAAAAATTGCTTCCAAAACTTCGCTTCACGTGGATTTCGGCGGCGGCGTGCAATCGGATGACGACCTGAAAATCACATTCGGAAGCGGCGCGAAGCAGGTTACCGGCGGCAGCATTGCCGTGAAGCAGCCCGATTTGTTCGAGCATTGGCTTAAAACGTACGGCGGCGATAAGATCATCCTCGGCGCGGATGCCAAAAACGAGAAGATCGCGGTGAGCGGCTGGGAGGAAGGTACGAGCATCTGGGTGTATGATTTTGTGGAAGAATATGTGGAAAAGGGCGTTAAATACACCATCAGCACCGATGTAGCAAAGGACGGTCTACTCCAAGGCCCTTCTTTTGATTTATATAAAAACCTCCAAGACAAATGCCCCGACCTGAACATTATCGCCAGCGGCGGCATTGCGGGTATCGAGGATGTGGAGAAACTGGCAGAAATGAATATCTACGGCGTGATCATCGGTAAAGCGATTTACGAAAACCGGATCAGCCTGGCCGATTTACAGCGTTTTTCAGTTTAA
- the hisF gene encoding imidazole glycerol phosphate synthase subunit HisF encodes MLTKRIIPCLDVKDGRTVKGVNFVNLRDAGDAVELGAMYAAQGADELVYLDITATVDGRSTFIDLVRRVAHTINIPFTVGGGISSIADVSALLHAGADKVSINSAAVRNPDLINELSLEFGSQCIVVAIDTRYIETANGFEHIVHTHGGRKATEIRSIPWAKEVEDRGAGEILLTSMDTDGTKNGFALELTATISGNANIPVIASGGAGNMAHFYDVFTSGKADAGLAASIFHFREIDIPDLKEYLKNKDLPIRMTR; translated from the coding sequence ATGCTTACAAAACGAATCATTCCCTGTCTGGATGTAAAGGACGGCCGGACGGTCAAAGGGGTCAATTTTGTGAATTTGCGGGACGCCGGCGATGCCGTCGAACTCGGGGCAATGTACGCCGCACAGGGCGCCGACGAACTGGTATACCTCGACATTACCGCGACGGTGGATGGTCGTTCGACATTTATCGACCTCGTTCGCAGAGTAGCGCATACGATTAATATCCCTTTTACCGTCGGCGGGGGCATTTCGTCGATCGCGGACGTGTCGGCGCTCCTGCATGCGGGCGCGGACAAGGTGTCGATCAACTCGGCGGCGGTGCGCAACCCCGACCTGATCAATGAACTGTCGCTCGAATTCGGCAGCCAATGCATTGTAGTAGCCATTGATACGCGTTATATCGAAACGGCAAACGGTTTTGAACACATCGTGCACACGCACGGCGGCCGGAAAGCGACAGAAATACGCTCGATACCCTGGGCGAAGGAAGTGGAAGACCGCGGCGCTGGTGAAATCCTACTGACATCGATGGATACCGACGGGACAAAGAACGGCTTCGCGCTCGAACTGACCGCCACGATATCGGGTAATGCGAACATTCCGGTGATCGCTTCCGGCGGCGCGGGCAATATGGCGCATTTTTACGACGTATTTACATCAGGAAAAGCCGACGCCGGACTGGCAGCCAGCATTTTTCACTTCCGGGAAATCGACATTCCGGATTTGAAGGAATACCTGAAAAACAAGGACCTGCCGATCCGGATGACCCGGTAG
- the hisIE gene encoding bifunctional phosphoribosyl-AMP cyclohydrolase/phosphoribosyl-ATP diphosphatase HisIE, with translation MSETFSSIDFNKSADGLVPAVIQDVNTGKVLMLGYMNAEALDVTRQQGTVTFFSRSKQRLWTKGETSGNFLFVNEIAADCDGDTLLIKATPAGPVCHTGADTCFGEKNSQPEIADTRAGEAAFLNYLQKEVIRERKLNPSDESYTSSLFKRGINKIAQKVGEEAVEVVIESKDSDDDLFKNEVSDLLFHLLVLLEQKNIDLDEVIDVLRSRHQ, from the coding sequence ATGAGCGAAACGTTTTCTTCCATTGACTTTAACAAATCGGCCGACGGACTTGTACCGGCCGTGATTCAGGACGTAAATACCGGTAAAGTGCTGATGCTCGGCTACATGAACGCCGAAGCGCTGGATGTAACCCGGCAGCAGGGCACGGTCACGTTTTTCAGCCGCAGCAAACAGCGCCTTTGGACAAAAGGGGAAACGTCCGGAAACTTCTTGTTCGTAAACGAGATTGCCGCCGATTGCGACGGCGATACGCTGCTCATTAAAGCAACGCCTGCTGGCCCGGTTTGCCACACCGGCGCGGACACTTGTTTTGGGGAAAAAAATAGCCAGCCGGAAATTGCTGACACACGTGCGGGCGAGGCTGCATTCCTGAATTATCTTCAAAAAGAAGTGATCCGTGAAAGAAAACTCAATCCTTCGGACGAGTCTTATACGAGCAGCCTGTTCAAAAGAGGAATCAATAAAATCGCGCAGAAAGTAGGGGAAGAGGCGGTGGAAGTGGTGATCGAATCGAAGGATAGCGACGACGATCTTTTCAAGAACGAGGTGTCGGATTTGCTGTTCCATTTGCTCGTTTTGCTCGAACAAAAAAACATTGACTTAGATGAGGTAATTGACGTACTTCGTAGCCGTCACCAATAA
- a CDS encoding phage holin family protein, giving the protein MKLLLRLVISTLAIIVAANLVPGVVVASTGTAFIVAIVLGILNTFLKPVLQILALPITILTLGLFYFVVNVFIIYLAASLVDGFRVDGFISALFFGLIVSVVSAILGMFLD; this is encoded by the coding sequence ATGAAGTTACTCCTACGACTTGTAATCAGTACTTTGGCGATTATCGTCGCCGCAAATTTGGTGCCCGGAGTTGTGGTTGCGAGTACGGGCACGGCTTTCATCGTCGCCATTGTGTTGGGAATTCTGAACACATTCCTCAAACCCGTCCTGCAAATTCTCGCATTGCCGATCACGATCCTGACGCTGGGCTTATTCTATTTTGTCGTCAACGTCTTCATTATTTACCTCGCTGCGTCGCTCGTAGACGGGTTCCGGGTCGATGGTTTCATTTCCGCATTATTCTTTGGTTTGATCGTTTCGGTCGTTTCGGCAATCCTTGGTATGTTTTTGGATTAA
- a CDS encoding phage holin family protein, whose protein sequence is MLSQLEEIKETLFKYFETRIDLFKIETRDKIERAVVMGIYAAILLGIGLTILILLVILLGTLLNEWLDSDYLGFVILLGVFILKLAIIIIWKETWIKLIRKIIVRFVSVKEE, encoded by the coding sequence ATGTTGAGTCAACTGGAAGAAATCAAGGAAACCCTTTTTAAATATTTCGAAACACGCATCGATCTATTTAAGATTGAGACCCGTGACAAGATCGAGCGGGCAGTTGTAATGGGGATCTATGCGGCCATACTGCTCGGTATCGGTCTCACGATCCTGATTTTGCTGGTCATATTGCTGGGAACGCTCCTGAACGAGTGGCTGGACAGCGACTACCTGGGCTTCGTCATATTGCTCGGCGTTTTCATTCTCAAACTGGCAATTATCATCATCTGGAAAGAAACTTGGATTAAACTGATCCGTAAAATTATCGTTCGTTTTGTCAGCGTGAAGGAGGAATAA
- a CDS encoding geranylgeranylglyceryl/heptaprenylglyceryl phosphate synthase, with translation MKAAKHQIADLLSERKAEKRKSFAVLLDPDKINLSTFPKFLEYAAGHGVDFFFVGGSLITNYAIDKLIAAIHEYTDIPAILFPGSSLHIEPSADAILLLSLISGRNPELLIGQHVIAAPLLKRSGLEVLPTGYMLIESGKLTTVSYISNTTPLPRDKPGIAACTALAGEYLGLKNIFLDAGSGAQFPVPAETIAAVRGTVDTPIIVGGGIDSYEKADNALRAGADVIVVGNGIEANPELLPEVAACVRAHNEKLLSV, from the coding sequence ATGAAAGCAGCGAAACATCAAATCGCAGACCTCCTTTCCGAACGTAAGGCAGAGAAAAGGAAATCGTTTGCTGTTCTCTTAGATCCCGACAAAATTAACCTTTCCACATTCCCGAAATTCCTCGAATACGCGGCTGGGCACGGCGTTGACTTTTTTTTTGTAGGCGGCAGCCTCATCACTAACTACGCCATCGACAAGCTGATCGCCGCCATTCATGAGTATACCGACATTCCTGCGATACTTTTTCCCGGCAGCAGCCTGCATATCGAGCCTTCGGCCGATGCCATTCTGCTCCTTTCGCTGATCTCCGGCCGCAATCCCGAGCTGCTCATCGGCCAGCACGTTATCGCTGCACCGTTATTGAAACGAAGCGGCCTGGAAGTGTTGCCCACGGGCTACATGCTCATCGAAAGCGGTAAGCTCACCACGGTTTCATACATTAGTAATACTACACCGCTTCCCCGCGATAAGCCGGGCATCGCAGCCTGCACCGCACTGGCGGGTGAATATCTGGGCCTCAAAAACATCTTTCTCGACGCCGGCAGTGGCGCGCAGTTTCCCGTTCCCGCCGAAACCATCGCAGCCGTCCGCGGCACGGTGGACACGCCGATCATCGTCGGCGGCGGCATCGATTCCTACGAAAAAGCCGACAATGCATTAAGGGCAGGTGCGGACGTGATCGTGGTAGGCAACGGCATTGAAGCCAACCCGGAATTGTTACCGGAAGTTGCTGCCTGTGTGCGGGCTCACAACGAAAAACTGCTAAGTGTTTAG